A stretch of Polypterus senegalus isolate Bchr_013 chromosome 5, ASM1683550v1, whole genome shotgun sequence DNA encodes these proteins:
- the LOC120530053 gene encoding dynein light chain 4, axonemal-like, giving the protein MEKKDEADYKRAHSFALVRGSDMPDEMRAETIEMCVTALEKFASDNEKAAKMIKETMDKTFGSLWNVVIGESFGLDITHDVKGLLYFYFCTVAICIWKCS; this is encoded by the coding sequence ATGGAAAAGAAGGATGAAGCCGATTACAAAAGAGCACACAGCTTCGCTCTTGTCCGGGGTTCAGACATGCCAGATGAAATGCGAGCAGAAACCATTGAAATGTGTGTCActgccctggaaaaatttgcctCAGACAATGAAAAAGCAGCCAAGATGATTAAGGAGACGATGGACAAGACATTTGGCTCCTTGTGGAATGTTGTTATTGGGGAGAGCTTTGGGTTGGACATCACCCATGACGTCAAGGGACTGTTGTACTTTTACTTCTGCACTGTGGCCATCTGCATATGGAAGTGCTCCTAG